A genomic region of Trifolium pratense cultivar HEN17-A07 linkage group LG3, ARS_RC_1.1, whole genome shotgun sequence contains the following coding sequences:
- the LOC123917707 gene encoding BTB/POZ domain-containing protein At1g50280, which yields MTKPCDLQIKINDQQIFLLKEKIISKYCGEVKKILNHQKKRCQVKKMGIMINDFPGGSDGFELISRFCYNNGEIPITVANVSLLYCCAIYLGMTEEVFNNNLLQQTQTFIEGMHNWKWNDILESLMSCKLFYTYADCYGLLEKIISALLIKIVQNSDANLITYTASFSSSSPSSSTPSSPESNSVKRFSSSTQTTPEITKSTLPSKAWWFEDLAILPPNIIEKLFQCIEAYKAENNNLIFTRFLLQYLKTATQTKAVDCRNSNEYAALAETAAYGVILVAKKTFSCRGLFWVLRLVSRFGLSKGCRTELEKLIGGMLEQATLDDLLVSGNDMGTYYDVNLVIRLVKQFVDTNSYDGVSLQRMKRVGRLIDKYLREISPDQKLKISKFLGVAECLPDSARDCFDGVYKAIDIYLESHPNVPFEERSRLCKCLNYGKLSFGASKDLAKNPRIPPGVAMQALISQQRKIPTSNFVTESPRKSRSQIVVYNEANKDSFCQERKYIKLNLEGLQYKAVELEKLEEVNGQISNMFSRNVLLTPRSRNLPRYC from the exons ATGACAAAGCCTTGTGATTTGcaaatcaaaattaatgatCAGCAGATATTCCTTTTGAAAGAG AAGATTATATCAAAATACTGTGGAGAGGTGAAGAAAATCTTGAATCATCAAAAGAAAAGATGTCAAGTGAAGAAGATGGGAATTATGATCAACGATTTCCCGGGAGGTTCAGATGGGTTTGAGCTAATTTCAAGGTTTTGTTACAACAATGGTGAAATACCAATTACTGTGGCAAATGTGTCTCTTCTCTATTGTTGTGCCATTTATCTTGGAATGACTGAGGAAGTTTTCAACAACAATCTCTTGCAACAAACACAAACTTTTATTGAGGGGATGCATAATTGGAAATGGAATGACATACTTGAAAGTCTAATGAGTTGCAAATTGTTCTATACATATGCAGATTGCTATGGTCTATTGGAGAAGATCATTAGTGCACTGTTAATAAAGATTGTCCAAAATTCAGATGCAAACCTCATAACTTACACTGCCTCTTTCTCATcgtcatcaccatcatcatcaacacCATCTTCACCTGAAAGCAATTCTGTCAAGAGATTCTCTTCTTCAACACAAACTACACCAGAAATAACCAAGTCAACTCTGCCAAGCAAAGCATGGTGGTTTGAAGATTTGGCAATTTTACCACCAAATATAATTGAGAAACTTTTTCAGTGTATTGAAGCATACAAAGCTGAAAACAACAACTTAATCTTTACAAGATTTCTGTTGCAATATCTGAAAACAGCTACTCAAACCAAAGCTGTTGATTGCAGAAACAGCAATGAGTATGCTGCTCTTGCAGAAACAGCTGCTTATGGAGTCATACTTGTTGCTAAGAAAACCTTTTCTTGCAGAGGGCTATTTTGGGTATTAAGGCTTGTTTCTAGATTTGGGTTGAGTAAAGGTTGCAGAACTGAACTGGAGAAATTGATTGGAGGGATGCTTGAACAAGCTACACTGGATGATCTTTTGGTCTCTGGAAATGATATGGGGACTTATTATGATGTTAATTTGGTGATAAGACTGGTTAAACAATTTGTTGATACCAATAGCTATGATGGAGTGTCTTTACAGAGAATGAAAAGGGTTGGTAGATTAATTGACAAGTATTTGAGAGAGATATCACCTGATCAGAAACTCAAGATCTCTAAATTTCTTGGAGTTGCAGAATGTTTACCTGACTCTGCAAGGGATTGCTTTGATGGGGTGTACAAAGCTATTGATATCTATCTTGAG TCTCACCCAAATGTTCCATTTGAGGAAAGATCAAGATTGTGTAAATGTCTTAACTATGGTAAACTCAGTTTTGGAGCTAGTAAAGATCTGGCCAAGAACCCCAGAATACCTCCAGGGGTTGCAATGCAGGCACTTATTTCCCAACAAAGAAAAATTCCAACAAGCAACTTTGTAACTGAGAGTCCAAGAAAAAGCCGTTCCCAAATAGTTGTGTACAATGAAGCCAACAAAGACAGCTTCTGCCAAGAGAGAAAGTACATAAAACTAAACCTGGAGGGATTGCAATATAAGGCAGTAGAACTGGAGAAATTAGAAGAAGTGAATGGTCAGATTTCAAATATGTTTAGCCGTAATGTCTTGCTCACTCCTCGTTCTAGAAACTTGCCAAGATATTGTTGA
- the LOC123917708 gene encoding DNA repair protein XRCC2 homolog, whose product MNEKGREQPQNWIKGDESGADMLKRVWRVRPFLLPPPLHRVPLRVGNVLELVGPSPSAKTQILIQTAITCILPKNWNGIHYGGFDHLVLFIDLDSRFDINRFSQLLIYRIIEPYGESSRDYDKALYDLCMARFLYVRCSDSFQFLQTLKTLSRRLDKEKEVHGVSVHLLMIDSIGAFHWMDRASTFLSLKENSRKKLFLQSVSEAVVQDIKKLLQVHPMLVIATKSVIFWNKYSTASVEVKGSFMKNNWEERSSRNVTRNNQHFQYREYMPSVWQSFVTHRIHIRSSDDHSVTSKCQNSSFYLLEWLLPRLSFSDKIVVKDAGVFVDS is encoded by the exons ATGAACGAGAAAGGTCGAGAACAACCACAAAACTGGATAAAGGGGGACGAAAGTGGCGCCGATATGCTCAAAAGAGTATGGAGGGTACGACCTTTCCTCCTTCCTCCGCCGCTTCACAGAGTTCCTCTCCGTGTCGGTAACGTCCTCGAACTCGTCGGTCCTTCTCCTTCCGCCAAAACTCAAATTCTTATTCAAACCGCAATCACTTGCATTCTTCCCAAAAACTGGAATGGAATACACTATGGTGGATTTGATCATTTGGTACTCTTTATTGACCTCGATTCTCGCTTTGATATCAATCGTTTCTCTCAATTGCTCATTTATCGGATTATTGAACCTTATG GAGAAAGTAGTAGAGATTATGATAAAGCGTTGTATGATTTGTGTATGGCTCGTTTTTTGTATGTTCGTTGTTCTGACAGTTTTCAGTTTCTTCAGACTCTCAAG ACATTAAGTCGACGCTTGGATAAGGAGAAAGAAGTTCATGGGGTTAGTGTTCACTTGCTAATGATTGACAG CATTGGAGCTTTTCATTGGATGGATCGTGCATCTACGTTCTTGTCTCTAAAAGAAAACAGCAG GAAAAAGCTTTTTCTTCAAAGTGTGTCAGAAGCTGTAGTTCAGGATATTAAAAAACTTCTTCAGGTGCATCCAATGCTTGTTATAGCTACAAAGTCAGTGATTTTTTGGAATAAATATTCCACTGCTTCAGTTGAGGTCAAAGG AAGTTTCATGAAAAATAATTGGGAAGAAAGAAGTTCGAGAAATGTAACAAGAAACAATCAACATTTTCAGTATCGTGAGTACATGCCTTCTGTCTGGCAG TCCTTTGTTACACACAGAATACACATACGTTCTTCAG ATGATCATTCTGTTACAAGCAAGTGTCAGAACTCCTCATTCTATTTGTTGGAATGGTTATTGCCAAGATTGAGTTTTTCAGACAAGATTGTAGTGAAAGAT GCTGGAGTTTTTGTCGATTCATGA